One segment of Brassica napus cultivar Da-Ae chromosome C3, Da-Ae, whole genome shotgun sequence DNA contains the following:
- the LOC106389888 gene encoding uncharacterized protein LOC106389888 translates to MHLPWKKSKSGRISRLVSDLQQSPKHGGSLFVETGFPTSLIDLFVKNRHRLKKSSSKRNSKAQTQTAHTTRPRVLSPPLPQKLDPASVTEDLTASKIDESLVNGSGLTSENRHDGDTNHGVGNGGNRCGGCCVLMVVVLALSTKKVAVGTTISAFALLFLELAVARVFTLIYPCSDAKLIGKKNGEERKNKVSFEIIESFQDSRDCIEEIQFPAPEERDVVLTKEKSKSAKLKSKIVPKKLRSYKKKKKEKQEAEGVEVEIVQDDDESVTEVSSLYSEDRIESQISERDETRSNPPQLLESCEEEGESGSKGDLTKVIVLIVISLAGLCSGKVLAIALTLSWCLILRFVCCKSRTSLSTHQK, encoded by the coding sequence ATGCATTTGCCTTGGAAGAAATCGAAATCGGGTCGGATCTCCAGATTGGTATCGGACCTCCAGCAATCTCCCAAACACGGCGGATCTCTCTTCGTGGAGACTGGTTTCCCAACTTCTCTCATCGATCTCTTCGTTAAGAATCGCCATCGTCTCAAGAAATCCTCTTCAAAACGCAACAGCAAAGCCCAGACACAAACCGCTCATACGACACGACCGCGTGTCTTGTCTCCGCCTCTTCCTCAGAAACTTGATCCAGCGTCGGTTACGGAGGATCTCACGGCGAGTAAGATCGATGAAAGTTTGGTCAATGGCAGCGGTTTGACATCGGAGAATAGGCACGACGGGGACACCAACCACGGCGTCGGAAACGGCGGTAATCGCTGCGGAGGATGTTGCGTTTTGATGGTGGTTGTGCTCGCCTTGAGCACGAAAAAGGTTGCCGTGGGGACCACTATCTCAGCATTCGCCCTCCTCTTCCTCGAGCTAGCAGTGGCGCGTGTATTCACGCTCATCTATCCCTGCTCCGACGCGAAGCTCATAGGGAAGAAGAACggtgaagaaagaaagaacaagGTCTCTTTTGAAATCATCGAAAGCTTTCAAGACTCAAGAGATTGCATTGAGGAGATTCAATTTCCTGCTCCGGAGGAGAGAGATGTGGTGTTGACGAAGGAGAAGAGTAAAAGCGCGAAGCTTAAGTCCAAGATCGTGCCGAAGAAGTTGAGGAgttataagaagaagaagaaagaaaaacaagaagctGAAGGAGTAGAGGTAGAGATAGTTCAGGATGATGATGAGTCTGTGACGGAAGTGTCAAGTTTGTATTCCGAGGATAGAATCGAGAGCCAAATATCTGAGAGAGACGAGACTCGTTCGAATCCTCCGCAGTTGCTGGAGAGCTGTGAAGAGGAGGGAGAATCTGGATCAAAAGGGGATCTAACTAAAGTGATTGTTCTGATAGTAATTTCTCTTGCTGGATTGTGTAGCGGGAAAGTCTTAGCCATTGCTTTGACATTGTCTTGGTGTCTGATTCTGAGATTTGTCTGCTGCAAATCTCGAACCAGTCTCTCAACACATCAGAAATAA